GTAGACTGTTGTTACCCGAATGTCACTCTGCCTGTGTACCGGGGCAATGGGCTCTTCTCACCtcaggctcaaggaccaatgcgacggaaatgagcaccgaggccacgcgtaacTATATACAGCGCATGcccccaaaccttaccttaccgtctATTTTAGTAATGGAATAGCGTTTTGCTGAGGTTAGTGCTGTAACgtcgttttctttcgtttcttaaaAGAGAACGAGATTTAGTGCGGTGACTATATGAAAATTATTAGGGAGAGAATGAGTGTGTTCTTCGTAGCAAGCTAAATGAATAATCCAAAGAAGTATGATAGGATGTAGTTTATTATGAGTTACTTGTCGAATATCCGCAGCTAATATGTGTGAAAATAATACACCGTTGCTGCCTTAGCCACGTGGCGTACACAGTTGAGGACATGAGTATATTGGCGACACCTAAATTGCATATCAAACTCTCCTCCTCCAAGGTGCGCACTACACGTCACCAGTCACGACCGCTAACTACACTGGCTTTTCCCTTTCGTCCGCCTAAATAAATTGCTTTAGATCTTGCACTGACATAGTTCATCTGTTCACTCACAGAAGGACGCGGAAACGCTCCAACATCGACATCGACCTGTTCTcgtatatttacttattttcatgcCTCCTCTTTGGTAAGGTCTAAATATCTTGAAAGTTCTTTACAGTCTTGCATAAAGCTTTACTACATTTATCTCGTGTCTCCTGTGTCGCCGATTTTTTTGCTGCTAAAACAGACGCTCGCTCTTCTCCTAAGCTTATGAATATTAGTGTTCCTCAGAAGTCTATACCAACACTCACTCTTCTGTTATtcagtaactattttttttccctgcaaCTCATTTAATTGCCCTATCCGGTGCTACACTCTTGCCGTTACTTGGTATTTTGAACGTCATTTTTCAGACGACAAATGACGATCCTCTGTTCTTTGATAACACTCAACCGCCCTCCTCTTATACATCAAACATTCACAGTCTCTCCTTAACTCCCTTTATTGAAACTTCCATATTTCATCCCTCACTAAATCAGCTACAGGTTGGGCGTTGTGTCATCACCAATTCTCATCCAATACCCTAAATATATACCAGAGCCTCGTCCGCCCCTGTATGGCGTAtgcatatcatgtgtgtgtgggggggggatccACTCCACAACACTTCTACACTGATCAGTCAAAGGCCATTCACCTCAAcccctttcctctaccttcctaTTTACAGTCTCTATGTTACTTATCCTGCTATTTCATCCTATTTTCATGTCCATTGCTTTGTCTATAGCCTGTCAATGTTGCTTTCCCTGCAGTCCTCTTGAGATCCATTGTCCTCTCTAAACCCTTTCAGTAATGTGTTTCTTGCATTTTTATCCCTACtttgatgtctttttttttttttacgcctataacgccggtaggcttttcttgaggggcctagatggtagttcGCCCCAacacgtcatggcgcaggcaagtgttttatagtggcgccatcttctcttgcttcTATCTAGTTGCTTTTCTTGCTATCTTTTATCCCTATTGTCAAGTCCATTGCTCTTCCTTATTACATGCCTCACCCCACCCGCGACCCCGATGCAAAAGCCTTCCTATGCTTAACATCCATATGCTGTCCAACTTGTCTATGCTGAAGCTAGccagtatttttatttgtttatccctTTCACTGGCAAACCCTGAGACTGCCTTCCTTCTGCTGTATGCTCTCCTTGCGACTTAAAGAGTTTCAAGAGGGGGTGGCAAGACGCGTTAAGAATTAAATTGGATAAGCACTCCTGACCAACACGTATATGATAATTACTTGTCGAAAAGGTGTGTAACCTGTCTAGCACCTGTGTATTATGATGACCTGTTACTGAGGTGCATTACCTGACCAACACCTGAAGAAAATGTCCCAGTCCAGCACAGGGCTCACATTACCTCTTTtagcctccttttttttcttttcttttttttctttatttggcaaCTGAATGAAATGTTGCAAAGAATAAATAACTATTGCTGGAGCACcgttggagctaaaaaaaaaagtatttcatTTGTTTTGCCGGGGCCAGTAAGTTACGTTTATCTTATGTCATTGTAATTTGTATGCAAGAAGTGGCTGCAATTATCTCCTGACAACACCCGACACGGAGAGCAAAGGAAGCCACAGATGCTCCCAGCCGCTCGTCAGGTCGCCTCGTACCAAACCTGCGTGCTGTTGTCCGCCCTCAGCAGCTGGGTCCATCAGTGGCTGTGTCGTGTaggctacatttttttattttttttacaacaaaggagacagctcaagggcacacaaaaaaggatgcaataataaaaaaaaagcccgctactcgctgctcctaaaaaaataatcaaaagaggtggccgaaagagaggtcaattccgggaggagaagatgtgtcctgatacatacatacaaggcCGTACAAGCCCTTCCCTCGGCGGCACTACTTACTGTTGTTTATACCATCCATCAGTCTGCCTGACGTGTCGAGCTGAATGAAACCGATATTTAGCTTCCTGCTCATGAAAACTACGCCTCGAGAAAAAGCATAAATTTTGCAATGCCATGTTGAGAAGACTAGCTTGTCACCGCTGTATGTGCATGAGGTCTGACGAAGATCttgtactgacacacacacacacacacacacacacacacacacacacacacacacacacacacacactcacacacaccgcaGTGCAATGATAATCtcgctcgcctcacaaccgagaggtcccgggttcgattacAAGGCAGAGTGGAGACAAATGGGCAGTCTCCTTCATTCCGtgtcccctgtccacccagcagtgattaAGCACCGGGTGTCAGTTGGGGGTTGTGTCtcgcctcccgggtgtgtgtgggcgtgaggtTACAGCCGTGCCCAGAGATCCGTCAATTGTGAGTTCCATGCGGATTCGGGAGGGGACTGGCTGGCGATTACGTCTTTCGCGTgttcagaccatggtgaattacacacatcattatcatcatcatcagtatcagcAGCCACGCAGTACGGCACAGGGTATAACGAAATAGTGACCTTATTATTTCGTTCAGTTTTATTACGAAACTACAACACAAACTacttcacaaaaataatttaaatactttCATGGGACGGATTTctaagcgtgagagagagagagagagagagagagagagagagagagagagagagagagagagagagagagagagagagagagaaagtaagtatCACCAAACAAGGCTTCACCGGGATTAAGGAGACTCAAAACAGCAAGTAAATCTTCTTaatgtttctctcctccttggTTCTTCTTCCCCCGGCGAGGGTTAGGCGTGCAAGGGCAGGGttacgcggaggaggaggaggacgaggaggaggaggaggaggaggaggagggaaatgatagGAGTAGAAACGCCtcgggggagaaaggagggtgaggagcTGGTGATGGTTGGAAGGATCTtgggaaggacgaggagagagaggcgaAGGACGGGGAAAGGATGCCGacgggaggaggtgaagaggaggaggaagagaatgataaagtgaaagaatgaatgaaagaaggaaggatgaagtggAGGGTGAGGAGATGAACAAGCAGAGAAAAAGGCGAAAAAGTGATAAAGGttgagaagaagaaaactaaaatgaaagaatgaatgaaagaaggatgaaaggtaaggagatgaatgagtacagagaatggcgaggaaaggatggagttagagaagaaggaggaggaggaagaagagtcaaaatctaagaagaaaggaaggaggagggcaagaaggcaataatgaaagagggaaggaaggaaagtgggtgataatatagagagaggagagagagaagagacaagaagggaagggcgaagggaagagaagggcaagaAGGCAAtaacgaaagaagagaaggaaggaaattgggtgataatatatagatagaggagagagagagagggggacaagaagggaagaggagggcgagaaggcaatgatgaaagagggaaggaaggaaagtggaagagagaggaggacaagaggaggagggcgaagggaAGAGGCAAGGACGAAGCGGAGGTTACGTCGAGGGCGGGGTGGGGGTTGGTTACTTCTCATAGGTAACCACAGCGTTGAAGCCCCCGCCGTTGTCGAAGAATTTGACCACCtgttgaagagaagggagaggataagagggGGGAAAGGACAAGGTGAACCACGCTagaaataacgataataacagtgaTCAGGTGTTCTATGGCTTAGTGTATAGgtgttcatttttttgttttcgttttgttcaCCTCGTCTGATGTGCCTTACAGCTTAATTAGTGTATACGGTAATTCTGTTTTCATATCCCTTTGTTGTTCTTCATTATTTGattttggttttttgtttatttttttccctttaactttATTCCCAGTTAGAGAATGCCAAAAACTAgtacaagaaagagagagagataaaattagacagcaaaaggaaatacagaaagaaggaaaatatatagaaaagagagatagagagaaagaaagaatggaaagagaaagaagagaagcaagagaaatgtagtagtggtagtagtagtagtagtagtagtagtaatagtgagtagcgagcttttttttttttttacatttgttaccttttgttatgcccttgaactgactcctctgctgtaaaaaaaaaatagtaatagtaatagtagtagtagtagtagtagtagtagtagtagcaacaccaGCAGGCCCAGCAGTAGTAGCCAtctctcccaccttcccattcttcccttactacatccctccctctcataccaaccctttccctccactcctcccatcccccatccctccctctcacctacccagcccttccccctcctccctccgtctcacCTGCGTGCGTCCATCGGCCATCAGGACACGGTACTCCCCCTGGGTCGTCTTCCCGTCGCTGTTCTCCACGTGGCTAAAGGCATTCCCACTGTCTCCGTCCTGCACGCCCCACTCGAAGTCGTACGGCATCCCCTTCATCGCCGGGGTGCTGGGGGTGGGGGTCGTGGGGGGTCGGGTGGGCTGTGGCGGGGCGGGAGGAGGTTGTGTTAagatagaagtggtggtagttgtagtagttgttgttgttattgtagtagtgttgttgttgatgttattatggtagaagtagtagtttagtagtagtaggaggagtggtagtagtggtagtagtagtagtagtagtagtagtagtagtagtagttgttgtggttATTGTAGTagttttgttgttattatggtagaagtagtagttttattagcagtagtagtagtagtagtagttgtttgtagtaatagtagtagtagtagtagtagtagtagtatcctcATCGCTGCTTGTTTCTTGTGATCATACTTTACTATATCATTAATATTAGGAAGGAAGAATATCTGTTTATGCAGTAATATATTTTTGGATGACTATCGAGAACGCGTTGAAGGAAGACTAAGATgtttttttcttgatattcttTTTGTGTGTATGCGTTATTTGGTCacctggagaaaaaaaaaacagactgagTATAAAATAAGGAGTAATATGGAGTGAACAGAATAAGGAACAGACGAATGATGAAGAGGACTTTGGCGTAGAAATGAGAACAGATGAACAGCCTGAGTAACGGTAGGcgaagtaaggaaagaggaaccaggtggagagatgaatttAGAGTCTTGTTGGCCGGGATGAACTACActaacagggcagggaggcaaaaggagagaatgcatgaaagaaaagaaagcgggAGATAATAatatatactgagagagagagagagagagagagagagagagagagagagagagagagagagagagagagagagagagagagagagagagagagagagagagagagagagagagagagagagagagagagagagagagagagagagagagagagagagagagagagagagagagagagagagagagagagagagagagagaataaggaaccAGGCCggagattaaggaagagaagggatgcaaaaaggaggaaatgaacgaataGGAGCATTTTAAGGGACAGGGCGTGTTAAAAGTAccgcggaggaggaaagaagtggtgCCAGGGTACAATAACAACGATACAGACGATCACTGTACTAAGTTGAGCTTGTTCGTTATCGGCTACGGGGATTGTACGACGGTAATTTACTCACTTTGCTGTTATCCACGATGAGTGTACTGcggctgtttcttctttttttttctttttgacatTAAGTATGATTAGAGTGAACTTGAATATTTGCTACATATAGTATACCAAAGACAGGCTCAACgaccagtgtgacggagatgaacaccgaagccacgcgcagttatagcgtatgccccaactttgccTTTAACCTGCAGTGATATACGATGATATTTTTACGTAATCATTAGCAACAGTGATTAAGCGGTGACTGCTTTCTTTTTAATTATGAAAGCTCGTGTAATTGATCATAAAAGTTACTCAACACCAAATATAAAAGGGCGGAGGACTTTCGGACAAGGCTGCCGTCATACAGTGGACTAGAATggctgatggtgatgttgatatTTCATTTTCATGAAGATATTGTTCAACAGTTAATTTGTGTGTATGGTTGCTTTTTACCCATACAGCGGCGTTTGCGTTCACGATCTATGCAGGTAAGATGCCTTGAGTcggtctcacggagtagtcgccggtttaacaCAAAGTCGTATCAGTGCTATCCacgattctgcgtaggcacttattaccaaagacgtcaatccgcctcttcaagtcactattcagtgtccatgtctcaaaaccatagagtaagacagagagcacaagggacttgaagttccggatctttgtccttcagcacaggtatcaacaacgccatatactcgtgctgagcgagtccataatacCATGGCCCAAGCCAATCGGCCGagagacttcctggcgagaccctCCGTTGTACGGCACTACGCTACGaaatgtgaaattttccaagatatcaatatactgtttcatctagtaagcctccaaacaccttgGTCTCTGCCCAGAAAGCTCCAAGGGCTTCttctcctcgtgcagtgcctcgagagccatcaccagcgACTTCCCAATAATTACTGCTTCATCGGCAAAATCAAGGTCAGTGACTggtattgccaacagatgctccacaatgactgatCCAAAACTCGGCTTAATACCCGGTATATACACGTGTTGAAAGGCTATGGAGGAGACTACCCTGCCTCACTCATGCGTTACCGGGAAAAATAagctgccccctccccttccccacacacacacacacactacacagcaCTTTCAGTACCAGAGTACAGGCCAGTCCATAGACCAACGGTCCTTGCAGAAATCCCGCGGAGTCGCAGgaaatcccagagtgcctcgtgaTGCACTGCCTGGCACATCGAATATAATACCACGGTAGTCGTTGCAGTCCTGACGGTCCCTTTCCCCATTCCAGGTAggaacacaacacaaagaaatggagaaaataatagtgaggaggaggaggaggaaagaaagagaaacacgagAGTGACTGAAACattgaggaagaaaggatgtgtgtgtgtctatgtatgtatgtatgtactcaCGGGCGTCACCACTTCGGGCACAATATTCTGCGGCTGGGCCTCAAGGGGGGGCAGGTACTCATTGACGGGCTGGTCCACGCTCTGGGCGGGGATCTCGTAGAGGTtggagggggcggcggggggctCGTAGCTGTACTGGggggccgccgccgctgccgccgccatcaccaccaccagcgccgccgACAGGACCTGCGGCGTCACCCTCGTTAGTGCTCGGCGGCTCTACCTTGTTCACTGtccttcttttttgcttcttcctcctcctcctccttctattcatgACCATAATAGGagccataatcatcatcatcgtcatcttccccctcctcctcctcctcctcctcctgctcctcctcctcttaatcttaatcctaatcttccttcccactcttcctcttctccataatCAAACTAACAAtcatttctatcttctctttttactcctcttcctcttattcctcctactcttcatccttttcgttctcctcctaattcttctcgttctcgttccccttttcctccttttcttc
This genomic interval from Eriocheir sinensis breed Jianghai 21 chromosome 41, ASM2467909v1, whole genome shotgun sequence contains the following:
- the LOC127009588 gene encoding cuticle protein 19-like; protein product: MAHKVLSAALVVVMAAAAAAAPQYSYEPPAAPSNLYEIPAQSVDQPVNEYLPPLEAQPQNIVPEVVTPPTRPPTTPTPSTPAMKGMPYDFEWGVQDGDSGNAFSHVENSDGKTTQGEYRVLMADGRTQVVKFFDNGGGFNAVVTYEK